One window of the Candidatus Glassbacteria bacterium genome contains the following:
- a CDS encoding glycosyltransferase family 9 protein, with amino-acid sequence MEQDRKTGSGGLPASGVQNPLVLVVRFSSIGDVLLTTPVLRAIKTRWPGAHVAFLTKERFAAMIEGNPHVDELIRVSDSADTAEMRAVARRLIARPWHLVADLHGSIRSRLVCRSVGAAHTVRYSNHRLKRSLLIYGRLDLYGPEPPSVPERYAACLEKFGVELDDKPCELHLGDNDRAEAAGLIDQKWDSGMKYIAVAPGAAWPIKRWPVERFAEAAQKISRQKEWKIVLLGGPGDSGTCAEVAARLPDRQKILDLSGKLSLRGAAAAVERAEFLLTNDTGLMHVATAVGTPLTAVFGPTVKQFGYFPYRPANAKVVEAELWCRPCTHNGRAKCPLGHFKCMREVGVEGGVEGVVG; translated from the coding sequence ATGGAGCAGGACAGAAAAACAGGCTCCGGGGGCTTGCCCGCATCCGGAGTACAAAACCCGCTGGTGCTGGTGGTCCGGTTCAGCTCGATCGGCGATGTGCTGCTGACCACGCCGGTGCTGCGTGCGATCAAGACCCGCTGGCCGGGGGCGCACGTCGCGTTTCTGACCAAGGAACGGTTCGCAGCGATGATCGAGGGCAACCCGCACGTGGACGAGTTAATCCGCGTGTCCGACTCCGCCGATACGGCCGAGATGCGCGCCGTAGCCCGCAGGCTGATCGCGCGGCCGTGGCACCTGGTCGCCGACCTGCACGGCTCGATCCGCAGCCGGCTGGTCTGCCGCTCGGTGGGCGCAGCCCACACTGTGCGCTACTCCAACCACCGGCTCAAACGGAGCCTGCTGATCTACGGCCGGCTCGATCTCTACGGCCCCGAGCCGCCAAGTGTGCCTGAGCGCTACGCCGCCTGCCTCGAGAAATTCGGTGTGGAGCTGGATGACAAACCCTGCGAGCTGCACCTGGGCGATAATGACCGCGCGGAGGCCGCCGGGCTGATCGATCAGAAGTGGGACTCCGGGATGAAATACATCGCGGTGGCCCCCGGCGCGGCCTGGCCGATCAAGCGCTGGCCGGTTGAGCGGTTCGCGGAAGCCGCCCAAAAGATAAGCCGGCAAAAGGAGTGGAAAATCGTGCTCCTCGGCGGGCCGGGGGACAGTGGCACATGTGCCGAAGTAGCGGCAAGGTTGCCTGATCGGCAAAAAATCCTGGACCTGAGCGGGAAACTCTCCCTGCGCGGCGCGGCGGCGGCTGTTGAGCGCGCGGAGTTTTTGCTGACCAACGACACCGGGCTGATGCACGTGGCGACCGCGGTGGGCACGCCGCTGACAGCGGTTTTCGGCCCGACAGTGAAGCAGTTTGGTTATTTCCCCTACCGGCCGGCCAACGCGAAAGTGGTGGAGGCGGAGCTGTGGTGCCGGCCCTGCACGCACAACGGCCGGGCCAAATGCCCGCTGGGGCATTTTAAGTGCATGCGGGAGGTGGGGGTTGAGGGGGGAGTGGAGGGGGTGGTGGGGTGA